A genome region from Schaalia sp. 19OD2882 includes the following:
- a CDS encoding FtsK/SpoIIIE domain-containing protein has protein sequence MRLSVELDGTVRRVDLTSHTEAATLADLLEQALGHRPGPEALVWVDDRQHPVTERLGNVLLLEGSTLSASPRPVPMPLPGWAVTEICLEGVHGTSILTPGTIATLGRAPMSTIRIHSAAASWAHADAKVDEDTLLVRDLGSTNGTRVDGQELTDEGTTVRDDATMRIGSSILQIRKDLGEPAAPRPGSLHNVTPAGTVPFNRPPRPSSPEAPEKVKPPTKQTVSKRAPFSLAMVIGPIIMAGGMMIMMGDLRYAMISALSPILAVFTWFEQRRRHRKETRESDEKYAKDIETLKEDILTQGARERALRSWVSPDVDLVRRRAAVPATTLWQRRAKEPEFLVLSAGIGDVPWKPEVDTLSSGRLEGEVEKIVEAALVKDAPVQVDLTDAGVIGIVGTHEATTALARSLLLQAAVHCGPADLTIGVFHDKGREPMWDWATWLPHTRMANGEASSRWYCGERKASEQMLRSMRDSIEGSPTPATLLVIDSDVLLEGRDAPARELIGHGRSARTDSDRLPRRVSAIVLAQSTQALPAACSAVIEIGQNSSATLHWPGRRSRVESFTPMGLGVEHARESAKDLARFEDPELSIAGAGLPSLVRMNPLLGLEKVDAEEILGLWSSKGVSAPVGIGSNGAYSLDLVRDGPHGLVGGTTGSGKSEFLRTLVAGLAARNSPEKLTFILIDFKGGAAFKTCERLPHTIGTVSNLDAQLADRALRALEAEMNYRQRLFASAGEGVDNLDAYLATDPPEPLPRLLLVVDEFAMLAKEYPDVLSSLVSVAAVGRTLGVHMILATQRPAGVVNEDILANTNLRVALRVQSREDSASVIGVPDAAAISRIQRGRAYVKLGQDDITAVQTALVTGVVESEVTQPVTMTGGVGVPHMAPKPVQRADEAETDLDVLIDAIVAANDKAGVAAPRPVWPEALGERVHLSGFPRPPEEGEDSRVPEVGAFDGSRLHFAISDDPDRQRQIPAGWAVEEGNLLVAGTPGYGTTTTLASIALAAAVNQSPEDLDLLILDMGSNELRPLAQLPQCVGYTGTGPGDNEKRVRLVKYLRSELDARRADPSRRRRMIVLVDGLASLRDEYNDSEGMELLDLFYRAYQDGPDVGIHFAVATSRVKVVPSQVAEVTEQKMLFQLADRYDYAFGGLRPEQAPSPVPGRTVVCLTKLQTHVATPGCPMEEAVAWVRDHVWAGVEAKADVIGSLPSNMVLADLPARAQVGADLWRLPIGVAEADLGPAWLESYEGEHILIAGPPRCGKSTGLLTLAQAVRSCEGEDGAGRPLVWAVCNRRSPLAGADLDRVVTDEADVPALLAALLLQTEPVLLLVDDAERIADSDGSLGNLVSAAPANVRVAAAGRNDDIRGLYSHWTKTLRRSRCGVVLQPNIDMDSDLLSARIPRRSPVAMTVGRGYLCLNGSAHLLQMAVPSDRTQWPPSGAANSGGRA, from the coding sequence ATGCGCCTGAGCGTCGAACTTGACGGCACCGTCCGCCGGGTGGACCTCACATCCCACACCGAGGCGGCCACCCTCGCGGATCTGCTCGAACAGGCCCTGGGTCATCGGCCCGGCCCCGAGGCCCTCGTGTGGGTCGACGACCGGCAGCACCCGGTCACGGAAAGACTCGGCAACGTCCTGCTGCTCGAAGGCTCCACCCTGTCGGCTTCTCCGCGTCCGGTGCCCATGCCCCTTCCCGGGTGGGCGGTCACCGAGATCTGCCTCGAGGGCGTCCACGGGACGTCGATCCTCACTCCCGGCACCATCGCCACTCTGGGACGCGCCCCCATGTCCACCATCCGCATCCATTCCGCCGCAGCCTCGTGGGCGCACGCCGATGCGAAGGTGGACGAGGACACACTGCTGGTGCGCGACCTTGGCTCCACCAACGGCACCCGCGTCGACGGTCAGGAACTCACCGACGAGGGCACCACCGTGCGCGACGACGCCACAATGCGCATCGGATCCTCCATCCTGCAGATCCGCAAGGACCTGGGTGAGCCCGCGGCCCCACGGCCCGGCAGCCTGCACAATGTGACCCCGGCCGGGACAGTGCCCTTCAACCGCCCACCAAGACCCAGCAGCCCCGAGGCGCCCGAAAAGGTCAAGCCGCCCACGAAGCAGACGGTGAGCAAACGGGCGCCCTTCTCACTGGCAATGGTCATCGGCCCGATCATCATGGCCGGCGGCATGATGATCATGATGGGCGACCTGCGTTACGCCATGATCTCCGCACTGAGCCCGATTCTGGCCGTGTTCACATGGTTCGAGCAGCGTCGTCGCCACCGCAAGGAGACCCGCGAGTCCGACGAGAAATACGCCAAGGACATCGAGACCCTCAAGGAGGACATCCTCACCCAGGGGGCCCGCGAGAGGGCACTTCGCTCATGGGTGAGTCCTGACGTGGACCTGGTGCGCCGCAGGGCGGCGGTTCCCGCCACCACCCTGTGGCAGCGTCGCGCCAAAGAGCCGGAATTCCTGGTCCTGAGCGCAGGCATCGGGGACGTCCCGTGGAAGCCGGAGGTGGACACTCTCAGTTCCGGGCGCCTGGAGGGCGAGGTCGAGAAGATCGTCGAGGCCGCCCTCGTCAAGGACGCGCCTGTCCAGGTGGACCTCACCGACGCGGGTGTGATCGGCATCGTGGGCACCCACGAGGCCACCACCGCCCTGGCCCGTTCCCTTCTGCTGCAGGCGGCGGTCCACTGCGGACCGGCGGACCTGACCATCGGTGTCTTCCACGACAAGGGCCGTGAACCCATGTGGGACTGGGCGACGTGGCTGCCTCACACCCGCATGGCCAACGGCGAGGCGTCCTCACGCTGGTACTGCGGGGAGCGGAAGGCTTCCGAACAGATGCTGCGTTCCATGCGCGACTCGATCGAAGGCTCTCCCACGCCCGCGACGTTGTTGGTCATCGACTCCGATGTGCTGCTCGAAGGCCGGGACGCGCCCGCCCGTGAACTCATCGGCCACGGTCGTTCGGCGCGCACGGACTCCGATCGCCTGCCCCGACGGGTCAGTGCCATCGTCCTGGCCCAGTCCACGCAGGCTCTTCCGGCGGCCTGTTCGGCCGTCATCGAGATCGGTCAGAACTCTTCGGCCACCCTGCACTGGCCGGGTCGGCGCAGCCGCGTGGAGTCCTTCACGCCAATGGGCCTGGGGGTGGAACACGCCCGCGAGTCCGCCAAGGACTTGGCACGTTTCGAGGACCCGGAACTCTCCATCGCCGGGGCGGGCCTGCCGTCCCTGGTCCGCATGAACCCCCTGCTGGGGTTGGAAAAGGTCGACGCTGAGGAGATCCTTGGGCTGTGGTCCTCCAAGGGTGTCAGCGCCCCGGTGGGAATCGGGTCCAACGGCGCATACTCACTGGACCTGGTGCGTGACGGGCCCCACGGCCTGGTCGGCGGCACCACGGGTTCGGGCAAGTCCGAGTTCCTGCGGACCCTGGTGGCGGGCCTGGCGGCCCGCAACTCACCCGAGAAACTCACCTTCATCCTCATCGACTTCAAGGGCGGTGCCGCCTTCAAGACCTGTGAGCGCTTGCCCCACACGATCGGCACCGTGTCCAACCTGGACGCCCAGTTGGCCGACCGGGCCCTGCGCGCCCTCGAGGCGGAGATGAACTATCGCCAGCGCCTTTTCGCCTCCGCAGGTGAGGGCGTGGACAACCTTGACGCCTACTTGGCGACCGACCCGCCCGAGCCCCTGCCGCGCCTGCTGTTGGTCGTCGACGAGTTCGCCATGTTGGCCAAGGAGTACCCGGACGTCCTGTCCTCCCTGGTCAGTGTTGCCGCAGTGGGACGAACCCTGGGCGTCCACATGATCCTTGCCACCCAGCGCCCGGCGGGTGTCGTCAACGAGGACATTCTGGCCAACACCAACCTGCGGGTGGCCCTGCGTGTGCAGTCGCGTGAGGACTCCGCCAGCGTCATCGGTGTGCCCGACGCCGCCGCGATCAGCCGCATCCAAAGGGGTCGGGCCTACGTGAAGCTGGGTCAGGATGACATCACGGCGGTTCAGACGGCCCTGGTGACCGGAGTGGTCGAGTCCGAAGTGACCCAGCCGGTGACGATGACCGGCGGTGTGGGGGTGCCCCACATGGCGCCCAAACCCGTCCAGCGTGCCGATGAGGCCGAGACCGACCTGGACGTCCTCATCGATGCGATCGTCGCCGCCAACGACAAGGCCGGTGTCGCTGCGCCAAGGCCCGTGTGGCCCGAGGCCCTGGGCGAACGCGTGCACCTTTCCGGATTCCCCCGTCCACCTGAGGAAGGGGAGGACTCCCGGGTGCCCGAGGTCGGTGCCTTCGACGGGAGCCGCCTGCACTTCGCCATTTCCGACGACCCGGACCGCCAGCGCCAGATTCCCGCCGGCTGGGCGGTTGAAGAAGGGAACCTGCTGGTTGCGGGCACCCCGGGGTACGGGACCACCACCACGTTGGCGTCGATCGCCCTGGCCGCCGCCGTCAACCAGAGCCCTGAGGACCTGGACCTGCTGATCCTGGACATGGGGTCCAATGAGCTGCGTCCTTTGGCCCAGTTGCCGCAATGTGTCGGATACACGGGCACCGGCCCGGGCGACAACGAGAAACGCGTGCGCCTCGTCAAGTACCTCCGCTCGGAGCTTGACGCAAGGCGGGCGGACCCGAGCCGCAGGCGCCGCATGATCGTCCTGGTCGACGGCTTGGCATCCCTACGTGACGAGTACAACGACTCCGAGGGCATGGAGCTGCTGGACCTCTTTTACCGCGCGTACCAGGACGGTCCGGACGTCGGCATCCACTTCGCGGTGGCGACCTCCCGCGTGAAGGTCGTCCCCTCGCAGGTTGCCGAGGTCACCGAACAGAAGATGCTGTTCCAACTGGCTGACCGCTACGACTACGCCTTCGGTGGCCTGCGTCCCGAGCAGGCACCCTCGCCGGTGCCCGGACGCACGGTCGTCTGTCTGACGAAGTTGCAGACACATGTGGCCACCCCCGGCTGCCCGATGGAGGAGGCAGTCGCGTGGGTACGTGACCACGTCTGGGCTGGAGTCGAGGCGAAGGCCGATGTCATCGGTTCACTGCCCAGCAACATGGTTCTGGCGGACCTGCCTGCGCGCGCCCAGGTGGGCGCGGACCTGTGGCGTCTTCCCATCGGTGTGGCCGAGGCCGACCTGGGTCCGGCGTGGCTGGAGTCCTACGAGGGCGAACACATCCTGATCGCCGGACCGCCCAGGTGTGGAAAGTCCACGGGGCTGCTCACCTTGGCCCAGGCCGTCCGCTCCTGCGAGGGCGAGGACGGTGCTGGGCGTCCCCTCGTGTGGGCCGTGTGCAACCGACGTTCCCCGCTGGCCGGGGCCGACCTGGACCGTGTGGTCACCGACGAGGCCGACGTCCCGGCGCTGCTGGCTGCATTGCTTCTGCAGACGGAGCCGGTGCTGCTGCTGGTCGACGACGCGGAGAGGATCGCCGACTCCGACGGATCCTTGGGCAATCTGGTCTCCGCAGCACCCGCGAATGTGCGCGTGGCGGCCGCGGGCCGCAATGACGACATCCGGGGCCTGTACAGCCACTGGACGAAGACGCTGCGCAGGTCGCGCTGCGGAGTGGTGCTGCAGCCGAACATCGACATGGACTCCGATCTGCTCTCGGCCAGGATCCCCCGTCGCTCGCCCGTGGCGATGACGGTGGGACGCGGATACCTGTGTCTGAACGGGTCGGCGCACCTGCTGCAAATGGCCGTGCCATCGGACAGGACGCAGTGGCCACCATCTGGTGCTGCAAATTCTGGAGGACGCGCCTAG
- a CDS encoding DUF6531 domain-containing protein — protein MRLDVVASAFEAAGGSGQVSTVANSSIAAALAANGVSEQRPELEVPAVQAIGNPPTSGYSNDPVNTATGNFVENEEDLRFEGGVGLLGWARSYSSLSGKVGGHGPGWASFDGAGLRVSDEGATWTQVDGREVVFPRMGDGFDRAEHENFWLEATGEGFVVSNNAGARWEFSSDGCPTLFTVGEGATIFFDHEGGRLVRVRHVRGREIGVEWEGDLIRAVAGDDGRRVEYSYEGGRLVAASGPAGTRRYEWGEQGLVTAVIDADGVVEARNTYDSQGRVSTQLSPFGRLTRFAYLPGRVTSVSDEDGSRANTWVADERGRVVAITDTDGNTTRLSWDRWGNQVMTVDGEGGRTVREFDSRGRLVAEMTPSGALTRLSYDEADRLVSRVALEEGREVSRTSLSYAGAQCQPCEIVDGEGGVTRMEWDGGLLLRATDATGVSVSFEYDSHGDLVASRDAAGNVTRVERDGAGRVVRTIMPSGATTCYEWDEAGQLRARVDPDGARWTYEYSPGGRLQTIVNPLGARTALEFGEGGELSATVDALGRRVEQTFDDLGNVSRVRLPDGATWEFTHDAASRLRQSVDPTGGVWTRHYDQVGRLSGVVDPTGARTTAVREGAGRQVRVGDAHSSAVVRMDCWGRTIATIGSDGTQTSTTYDRAGRPVEFVDAAGGRTRVERDAAGRPVRVRKPGGSSVRYDYDQCGRLAGVTNELGFRTALVYDEDSRVVEEVWPTRERAWTRYDVCGRVTARHTPGVGTYRWVYDKAGRVVEAKDPHVGVRRLRYDQADQLVAVTGGTGGVSSYEYDPNGRAVRVTDPMGGVTLRTFDAMDRCTSVTDPLGNTSRAVYDAAGRLVRNTDPDGHQIDIDYDQTGYATTITLDGALVQRSTRDAVARTRTIEDFCDPARPVTHVLSYDPRGLLLRHDKGAASTSWTWDADGNVTSRTTPNGDHATYQLDAAGQVVGVEQEGLPALAMRRDQVGRLIEAMTDQLTHQWSYADGFVTSHHTTSPQASHTTRMEYTPQGLLQALDRDGSRTEYAYDDAAQLVRASGPSGTNTWTFDAGGRMTDEHVDGAEWTRTFDAAGRMLTAKSKDKSITYTYDRSGRRTGEEHSDGKRTRIEWTGLWRPSAFTRHQDGAQVRTTTLVDALGQLARVDDQDIYYDTLTGTPAQVGDQSVLTVGPMTAAADGWMDPTWRPGRDTSPTDPYLAPHAQAHFGEPLALGAAGAIRVAGMEWLDARVMDPSSRSFLSPDPLPPVTGAAWAANPYSYAGNNPLNLIDPSGLRPITTQELDDYRKANSPKWGTALAIVAGVALAFVPGAQGFAAAIIAGAVLGGGASIIDQVCSGYPINWGQVGKDTLFGAAGGAAGWGIGKGLQWAAKTPAGQAVTKWVGNQVNRIPGVQAVKDLLARRGTSEVAEQGADDALNAVASPAKARPTPEPPMPSTTYEGAVAEVRTTSSAARLPQDIEVSPDAPPAMETDRPISRSASQNAWAQRRLDYLRSIGADNIRVNQQMVDVTGRRVGINRPDIGYTLGGRRFAEEIDTSTSTRGPAHADRILANDPHTTVYLWIVD, from the coding sequence GTGCGTCTGGACGTGGTGGCTTCGGCGTTCGAGGCTGCCGGCGGTTCGGGTCAGGTGTCGACGGTGGCGAATTCGTCGATTGCTGCGGCGTTGGCCGCCAATGGGGTCAGTGAGCAGCGTCCGGAGTTGGAGGTTCCGGCGGTTCAGGCGATTGGCAATCCTCCGACGTCGGGGTACAGCAATGATCCGGTGAACACCGCGACCGGCAATTTTGTGGAGAATGAGGAGGATCTGCGTTTCGAGGGTGGCGTGGGCCTGTTGGGGTGGGCGCGCTCGTACTCCTCGCTCAGCGGGAAGGTGGGTGGTCACGGGCCGGGGTGGGCGTCTTTCGATGGCGCGGGCCTGCGGGTGTCGGATGAGGGTGCCACGTGGACGCAGGTCGATGGGCGTGAGGTGGTTTTCCCCAGGATGGGGGACGGGTTCGACCGTGCCGAGCACGAGAATTTCTGGCTTGAGGCCACGGGTGAGGGCTTCGTGGTGTCGAACAATGCGGGCGCGCGGTGGGAGTTTTCTTCCGATGGCTGTCCGACCTTGTTCACGGTGGGCGAGGGCGCGACCATCTTCTTTGATCATGAGGGTGGGCGCCTGGTGCGTGTGCGTCACGTGCGCGGTCGTGAGATCGGCGTGGAGTGGGAAGGTGACTTGATTCGCGCGGTGGCCGGTGATGACGGGCGTCGCGTGGAGTACTCCTATGAGGGTGGGCGTTTGGTGGCGGCCAGTGGGCCGGCCGGCACCCGCCGTTACGAGTGGGGTGAGCAGGGGCTCGTCACTGCGGTGATTGATGCCGATGGCGTGGTGGAAGCGCGTAACACGTACGACTCACAGGGGCGTGTGTCCACTCAGCTTTCGCCTTTTGGTCGTTTGACGCGTTTCGCCTACCTTCCCGGCCGGGTGACTTCGGTGTCGGACGAGGATGGGTCGCGGGCCAACACGTGGGTGGCCGACGAGCGTGGCCGTGTGGTGGCCATCACCGACACGGATGGGAACACGACGAGGTTGTCGTGGGACCGGTGGGGCAACCAGGTCATGACTGTCGATGGTGAGGGTGGGCGCACGGTGCGCGAGTTCGACTCGCGTGGGCGCTTGGTGGCCGAGATGACTCCGAGTGGGGCGTTGACGCGTCTGTCCTATGACGAGGCGGACCGTCTGGTCTCCAGGGTGGCCTTGGAGGAGGGGCGTGAGGTTTCGCGTACCTCGTTGTCCTATGCGGGAGCTCAGTGCCAGCCGTGCGAGATTGTCGACGGCGAGGGCGGGGTGACCCGCATGGAGTGGGACGGGGGCCTGTTGTTGCGGGCCACTGATGCCACCGGCGTGAGTGTCTCCTTCGAGTACGACTCCCATGGCGACTTGGTGGCTTCGCGCGATGCGGCAGGAAATGTGACGCGGGTGGAGCGTGACGGGGCGGGCAGGGTGGTGCGCACCATCATGCCGTCGGGGGCCACCACCTGCTACGAGTGGGACGAGGCGGGCCAGTTGAGGGCCCGCGTCGACCCTGACGGGGCCAGGTGGACCTACGAGTACTCGCCGGGCGGGCGCCTGCAGACGATCGTCAACCCGTTGGGGGCACGCACCGCATTGGAGTTCGGCGAGGGCGGTGAGCTCAGCGCCACTGTGGACGCGTTGGGACGCAGGGTCGAGCAGACTTTCGACGATCTGGGAAATGTGTCGCGAGTGCGTCTGCCTGATGGCGCCACGTGGGAGTTCACCCATGACGCGGCTTCGCGCCTGCGTCAGAGCGTGGACCCGACGGGTGGGGTGTGGACCCGCCACTACGACCAGGTGGGGCGCCTCAGCGGCGTGGTCGACCCGACAGGGGCGCGTACCACGGCGGTGCGCGAGGGGGCCGGCCGCCAGGTGCGGGTGGGGGATGCGCATTCGAGTGCCGTGGTGCGCATGGACTGTTGGGGTCGCACCATTGCCACCATCGGATCGGACGGGACCCAGACCTCCACCACGTATGACCGGGCGGGTAGGCCCGTGGAGTTCGTCGATGCGGCCGGTGGGCGCACACGTGTCGAACGCGACGCGGCGGGTCGTCCTGTGCGCGTGCGCAAGCCCGGAGGGTCCTCGGTGCGTTACGACTACGACCAGTGCGGGCGCCTGGCCGGGGTGACCAATGAACTGGGTTTTCGCACTGCCTTGGTCTACGACGAGGACTCGCGCGTGGTCGAGGAGGTCTGGCCCACCCGTGAGAGGGCGTGGACCCGCTACGACGTGTGCGGGCGCGTGACCGCCCGCCACACCCCCGGGGTGGGCACCTACCGGTGGGTCTACGACAAGGCCGGCCGTGTGGTCGAAGCCAAGGACCCTCATGTGGGGGTGCGGCGCTTGCGTTACGACCAGGCCGACCAATTGGTGGCCGTCACCGGCGGCACCGGGGGTGTGAGCTCATACGAGTACGACCCCAATGGGCGGGCCGTGCGCGTGACGGACCCGATGGGTGGCGTCACCCTGCGCACCTTCGATGCGATGGATCGGTGCACCAGCGTCACCGACCCGCTGGGCAACACCAGCCGCGCCGTGTACGACGCGGCCGGGCGTCTGGTGCGCAACACCGACCCCGACGGCCACCAGATCGACATCGACTACGACCAGACCGGCTACGCCACCACCATCACCCTCGACGGCGCCCTCGTGCAACGCTCCACTCGCGACGCGGTGGCCCGTACCCGCACCATCGAGGACTTCTGCGACCCGGCAAGGCCCGTCACACACGTCCTGTCCTACGACCCGCGAGGCCTACTGCTGCGCCACGACAAAGGCGCGGCGTCGACCTCGTGGACGTGGGACGCGGACGGCAACGTGACCAGCCGAACCACCCCCAACGGGGACCACGCCACCTACCAGCTGGACGCAGCCGGCCAGGTGGTGGGCGTCGAACAGGAGGGCCTGCCTGCCCTGGCCATGCGCCGCGACCAGGTTGGCCGCCTCATCGAGGCCATGACCGACCAACTGACGCACCAGTGGTCCTACGCGGACGGCTTCGTCACCAGCCACCACACCACCAGCCCCCAGGCATCGCACACCACGCGCATGGAATACACGCCCCAAGGCCTGCTCCAAGCCCTGGACCGGGACGGGTCGCGCACCGAATACGCCTACGACGACGCCGCGCAACTGGTCCGGGCGAGCGGCCCCTCCGGGACCAACACGTGGACCTTCGATGCCGGCGGACGCATGACCGACGAACACGTCGACGGGGCCGAGTGGACCCGCACCTTCGACGCCGCGGGGCGGATGCTCACCGCGAAGTCCAAGGACAAGTCCATCACCTACACCTACGACCGCTCCGGGCGCCGCACCGGTGAAGAACACTCCGACGGCAAGCGCACCCGGATCGAGTGGACGGGCCTGTGGCGTCCAAGCGCCTTCACCCGCCACCAGGACGGCGCCCAGGTGCGCACCACCACCCTGGTCGACGCCCTCGGACAACTCGCCCGCGTGGACGACCAGGACATCTACTACGACACCCTCACAGGCACACCCGCGCAGGTCGGCGACCAGAGCGTGCTCACCGTCGGCCCCATGACCGCCGCCGCGGACGGGTGGATGGACCCCACTTGGCGGCCCGGCCGCGACACCAGCCCCACCGACCCGTACTTGGCGCCCCACGCCCAGGCCCACTTCGGCGAACCGCTGGCCCTGGGCGCCGCCGGCGCCATACGCGTGGCAGGAATGGAATGGCTCGACGCGCGCGTCATGGACCCCTCCAGCCGCTCCTTCCTCTCACCCGACCCGCTCCCACCGGTCACCGGCGCCGCCTGGGCGGCCAACCCCTACTCCTACGCCGGAAACAACCCCCTCAACCTGATCGACCCTTCGGGTCTGCGCCCGATCACCACCCAAGAACTCGACGACTACCGCAAAGCCAACTCCCCGAAATGGGGCACCGCCTTGGCCATCGTGGCCGGCGTGGCACTGGCATTCGTACCCGGCGCGCAAGGATTCGCCGCCGCCATCATCGCCGGCGCCGTCCTGGGCGGCGGCGCCAGCATCATCGACCAAGTCTGCTCCGGCTACCCCATCAACTGGGGACAAGTCGGCAAAGACACCCTCTTCGGCGCAGCCGGCGGCGCCGCAGGTTGGGGAATCGGCAAAGGCCTTCAATGGGCGGCCAAAACCCCCGCAGGACAGGCCGTCACCAAGTGGGTGGGCAACCAGGTCAACAGGATTCCCGGCGTCCAAGCCGTCAAAGACCTCCTCGCGCGACGCGGCACCAGCGAAGTCGCCGAACAAGGGGCCGACGACGCTCTCAACGCAGTCGCATCACCCGCAAAAGCAAGACCCACACCAGAGCCGCCGATGCCGTCGACAACCTACGAGGGAGCGGTGGCAGAGGTTCGCACCACGTCATCGGCGGCCCGTCTTCCGCAGGACATTGAGGTCAGTCCGGATGCTCCTCCTGCTATGGAGACTGATCGTCCGATCAGTAGAAGCGCTTCGCAGAATGCGTGGGCCCAGCGCCGACTCGACTATCTCCGCTCCATAGGTGCTGATAACATCCGTGTCAACCAGCAGATGGTCGATGTGACCGGGCGGCGCGTGGGCATCAACCGCCCTGACATCGGCTACACGCTCGGCGGGCGGCGATTCGCTGAAGAGATCGACACTTCAACCTCTACCCGTGGGCCTGCGCACGCGGATCGCATTCTCGCCAATGACCCGCACACGACCGTGTATTTGTGGATCGTCGACTAG
- a CDS encoding ABC transporter substrate-binding protein — protein sequence MRRGLSFALASLAAAAMVLTGCTPDALRGGQSGAMSGQSQDAPPSAPAAVSLPVELHAAGAPEGLRIGVLVTLTSNPGQGVEWAGFAEGARVAAERFAAGGTDVTLLSVDDRGTVEGAVAAVEDLAAKGVAGIVVASSGAHMDQALARAGELKLPVLLPYDSDPARVQQAPQTTWLTGPDDTQYSKAFSAALRSARVSGHVLLDVGGGSRYEPAPAETVQLGVGADPLTVKDALAQAVENTGAGAVVVSGPADDLARGVLAVQASGVQTPVFVTPEAISPRFADALVAQKASPSQTLTSMGLLLSDSTALVPGPQGEAMSAFLAGVRRSAQDPATVDLAAKDPFAQTAAAHAHPGAHDAVVALVRAAAKAKSAEPAKVADALRSLKLSHADGIVTPGLSFTSSTGVPDAALSTLFSTTQDVGLRPEVAKPDALSLQWFGEPTS from the coding sequence ATGCGACGCGGCCTGTCCTTCGCCCTGGCGTCCTTGGCCGCAGCCGCAATGGTCCTGACCGGGTGCACGCCGGACGCCCTGCGAGGTGGGCAGTCCGGCGCCATGTCCGGTCAGTCCCAGGATGCTCCGCCGTCGGCGCCCGCAGCAGTGTCCCTGCCCGTCGAACTCCACGCGGCGGGCGCCCCGGAGGGCTTGCGCATCGGAGTGCTGGTCACCTTGACTTCGAACCCCGGGCAGGGTGTCGAGTGGGCGGGGTTCGCCGAGGGCGCCCGCGTGGCCGCCGAACGCTTCGCCGCAGGCGGCACCGATGTGACCCTGTTGAGCGTTGATGACCGCGGAACCGTCGAAGGCGCTGTCGCCGCCGTGGAGGACCTTGCGGCAAAGGGGGTCGCCGGCATTGTCGTGGCGAGTTCCGGCGCACACATGGACCAGGCGTTGGCCAGGGCCGGTGAGCTGAAACTTCCCGTCCTGCTGCCCTACGACTCCGACCCCGCACGTGTTCAGCAGGCGCCGCAGACCACGTGGCTGACCGGCCCCGACGACACGCAGTACTCGAAAGCCTTCTCCGCAGCGCTGCGCAGTGCGCGAGTCTCCGGCCACGTGCTGCTCGACGTGGGTGGAGGTTCGCGCTACGAGCCCGCTCCCGCCGAAACCGTCCAACTGGGCGTGGGGGCGGACCCCTTGACCGTCAAGGACGCCCTCGCACAGGCGGTCGAAAACACGGGCGCGGGCGCGGTGGTCGTCAGCGGGCCGGCCGACGACCTGGCCCGAGGAGTCCTCGCAGTCCAGGCCTCCGGCGTCCAGACCCCCGTCTTCGTCACGCCGGAGGCGATCTCGCCGCGCTTCGCCGACGCCCTCGTCGCCCAGAAGGCCAGCCCGTCCCAGACTCTGACCAGCATGGGACTGCTCCTGTCCGACTCCACCGCACTGGTGCCCGGACCGCAGGGAGAGGCCATGTCCGCATTCCTGGCCGGCGTGCGCCGCAGCGCCCAGGACCCCGCCACCGTCGACCTGGCTGCGAAGGACCCCTTCGCACAGACGGCAGCCGCCCACGCCCACCCGGGTGCGCATGACGCGGTGGTCGCCCTCGTGCGGGCGGCCGCCAAAGCGAAGTCCGCTGAACCCGCCAAGGTCGCCGACGCCCTGCGCTCCCTGAAACTGTCGCATGCCGACGGGATCGTCACACCGGGCCTGTCCTTCACCTCGTCGACGGGAGTGCCGGATGCGGCGCTGAGCACGCTCTTCTCCACCACCCAGGACGTGGGCCTGCGCCCGGAGGTGGCAAAACCCGATGCGCTGAGCCTCCAGTGGTTCGGCGAGCCCACATCCTGA